From the genome of Primulina eburnea isolate SZY01 chromosome 12, ASM2296580v1, whole genome shotgun sequence, one region includes:
- the LOC140806885 gene encoding uncharacterized protein: MNCLIWNIRGLRGSESQQRLHAFVKEKQIKVLAVLEPLIDLDPRFMTRRLGFSGVISNLSGHIWVFFAADVRAECVFDHAQFLHIRVSASFLPTEIFCSFVYARCDYVQRRDLWASLLLVKPVLGPWLVGGDFNVVRDASECLGSRGGRLLPMEEFNTFILDSGLIDAGFEGSSFTWTNKTIWKRLDRVLVSVDWGDHFNSIRVEHLARTVSDHCPLLVTAPVFARGPSSFRFQRILSGMPRLFAKMKRLKHHLRWWNRDVFGNIFDRLTEAERAVRSAEDVCEADPSDANWTSLSDRNEDLVRITAMEADFWKQKAACQLA; the protein is encoded by the exons ATGAATTGTTTAATCTGGAATATCCGGGGACTTCGAGGTTCGGAGTCCCAGCAGAGGCTTCATGCCTTTGTGAAGGAGAAACAGATTAAGGTTTTGGCTGTTTTGGAGCCCTTGATTGATCTGGATCCGAGATTCATGACTCGCCGTTTGGGGTTTTCTGGAGTCATCTCTAATCTCTCCGGTCATATCTGGGTATTTTTTGCTGCTGATGTGAGGGCGGAGTGTGTTTTTGATCATGCTCAGTTCCTTCACATCAGAGTCTCTGCCTCCTTCTTACCGACAGAGATTTTTTGTTCTTTTGTCTATGCCAGATGTGATTATGTTCAGCGTAGGGATCTTTGGGCTTCCTTGCTTTTGGTTAAGCCTGTTTTGGGTCCCTGGCTGGTTGGGGGCGACTTTAATGTCGTCAGGGATGCGTCTGAGTGCTTGGGTTCCCGTGGTGGTAGGTTGCTACCCATGGAGGAGTTCAACACTTTTATTCTTGATTCTGGCTTGATCGATGCTGGTTTTGAGGGGTCTTCGTTCACTTGGACGAATAAGACCATTTGGAAGCGGTTGGACAGGGTCTTGGTTTCTGTTGATTGGGGAGATCATTTCAACTCGATTCGGGTTGAACATCTCGCTCGTACTGTCTCGGATCACTGTCCGCTTTTGGTTACCGCCCCTGTTTTTGCCCGTGGGCCGAGCTCGTTTCGCTTCCAGCGTAT TCTGAGCGGCATGCCTCGGCTTTTTGCCAAGATGAAGCGTCTCAAGCATCACCTCCGGTGGTGGAATCGAGATGTTTTTGGTAACATCTTTGATAGACTCACTGAGGCTGAGAGGGCTGTTCGTTCAGCTGAGGATGTTTGTGAGGCCGACCCTTCTGACGCGAATTGGACTTCCCTGTCCGATCGCAATGAGGATCTGGTTCGTATCACCGccatggaggcggatttttggAAACAGAAAGCGGCTTGCCAGTTGGCTTGA